A single window of Nicotiana sylvestris chromosome 3, ASM39365v2, whole genome shotgun sequence DNA harbors:
- the LOC104242337 gene encoding uncharacterized protein, with amino-acid sequence MSSISSTCSFLALTSPLHRSRPCFSLQQARSCYQRYAFNNYVSITLSIHVRSASLHPSRNLQSCGNAIAPSNDGTVSVINFEDVMEKDWSFLEYPDSSEEHKQKIDEIISAGEITETSNVMIAIGSEEFVDRVVDSSNCRQLLVVHDSLFMLACIKEKYDKVMCWQGELIYVPEKWTSFDVIFLYFLPALPFELGQIMEALRKRCLPGARVVISHPQGRQVVEEQRKLYPDVVVSNLPEKMILQNVAAEHSFEVVKFSDEPGFYLAILKFEPDYKNE; translated from the exons ATGAGCTCTATCTCATCAACCTGCTCTTTCCTCGCACTTACATCACCTCTTCATAGATCAAGACCATGTTTTAGTTTACAGCAGGCTCGCAGTTGCTACCAACGATATGCTTTCAATAATTATGTCAGCATTACCCTTTCTATCCATGTCCGATCAGCATCCCTTCATCCATCCCGTAATTTGCAATCCTGCGGTAATGCTATTGCTCCATCAAATGATGGAACGGTATCTGTAATTAATTTTGAAGATGTCATGGAAAAAGACTGGTCATTTCTTGAGTATCCAGATTCCAGTGAAGAGCATAAGCAAAAAATCGATGAGATCATATCAGCAGGAGAGATAACAGAGACTTCTAACGTTATGATTGCAATTGGTTCTGAAGAATTTGTTGATAGAGTAGTTGATTCATCAAATTGCAGGCAATTGCTTGTTGTTCATGACTCCCTTTTCATGTTAGCATGCATCAAAGAAAAATATGATAAGGTTATGTGTTGGCAAGGAGAATTAATATATGTACCAGAGAAGTGGACATCTTTTGACGTTATTTTTCTCTACTTCCTTCCTGCATTGCCGTTTGAGCTTGGTCAAATTATGGAAGCACTCAGAAAACGCTGTTTGCCAG GTGCAAGAGTTGTGATTAGTCATCCACAAGGCAGACAAGTGGTTGAAGAGCAACGGAAACTATATCCTGACGTGGTAGTATCAAACTTGCCAGAGAAGATGATACTGCAAAATGTTGCTGCAGAGCATTCATTTGAAGTAGTCAAATTTTCAGATGAACCTGGCTTCTATCTTGCTATTCTGAAATTCGAGCCAGACTACAAGAACGAGTAG